TCACAGTTAAATCCCAAGtgtatatttgatttaaaattttaattttacttaatAATCTCTGAAGAAGCTAAGATtgatttaaaaagattttattataaaacacATTtccaacaaataaattttttccttttccaatttttaaatacGGCGTccaatatttaacaattttaaaataaacacttaaatattttaaaaaccaacCCAAATGTTCAATTTCCTGCACAACTTACAGCGAATTCCCAAAGCCGCTGGAAAAACTCACACACGGAGAGCACTACAAATCGAGTTTTAAGCTTTACAGGATCGAATGGGAAACAGAACTCAGGTAGCAATGCACTTTTCGGGGTACAGGATACGCGGTGTAACTCTAATTTCTCAACGGTGCGCGGCAATTGGTAATTGGTTATTCAGtttttttggctgctgctgctactctGGCACGTTGACAGATCAAATGTCGGTTAAGTTTTGAATCGGTATCCGCTGGCGCTCGGCCTCTTATATGAGCGTCGGCCGCTCTTGTTCTTGTTCCTGTTGCTTTTGGCGCGCCCTTATCAACGAAACAACACCAACACGACCGCACGACCAGAGCACCCAGGAGTGACGACAATGTGTGGTGAGTTTTTCCCGAATTCCCAACACGAACGAATGCTGAGAGAAAATTGTGATGTTGGGTGGCTCGCGTTGCGGAGTCCTTGCGGCCAAGGATGTAACAAGTGGCCGTGGCCATGCGGCTTTTCTGCGGAAGCCACGAAGTTGCTCCTGAAGGATAGTGAAGTGAAAGCCGAGAAGTGAGCTTAAGATTTCGCGGAATGGTGCTGAGCAAGTGTGTTTGTTGTTCTGTAGAAATTTCGAGGGGTTTTTGgtggaaaaatgtataataaatataaaaataagacatataatatatttgattgattaatttacttaaattttacgatttttaGCATTagattcatattttttatatttttacatttttgtatttcctTCTCGTAATAGAATGTCATCTCTGCTGCAAAAGGTGAAGAAAGCTGCAACAGGAGGCCCTTACACTGCGTAAATATGCAAAacaacagtgcgtatgatGAATGTCGTGTTAGGGTTCATTAGGAGGAGCTTCTTGGCGCATCCCACGGCATTTCCTCCGCTCATGTGTGTCCGTCCAACTATTTCTCATTTCGAATGGAAAATTGTCAGCTGGCTTGTTGCGCATTAGTCaactgcaggagcaggacacTTGCCCGCCGGCGGCCTTTTCTATATATCCCGACTTTGTGGGAAAGTCGCCGCAGAACTTAGCTGACAACTCGAATGACATGCACACCGTCTCTCCCCCCTATGTGGCCTTCTATGGTCGCAACATTTCAAAGGGGAAACGCCAAAGAATTTTATGCGGAATGCCAGTATCTATTTCACAATGTCGCCATCGGGAGGGCCAGGATGCATAACATTTTAACATTTGTCCTGCTGCCACATTTGTCCTGCCCTGCTCGGCTTCGCGTTTCTTGGCGAATTATAAAAACGTCTGCGATTCGTCGCACTTTGTCAATGGGATTTCACTGGGAACATTCTTGAATTGAAGGTTTTGCGGAAAATTGAAGAGGGCCTCAGAAATATTCAAGgagatttctttttttatgctttaatATCTAGCGATTTCTTTTGCCCTTTTCCAAAAGTCATTTTCCTTAAGTTCTGTCCTTAATCTAAGCATttaggcattacttccaatcaATCCTCTTACGTTATTCCCATACGTTGCAATGCATTCCGTGTAATTGCTCGGCTAGAGATGGTAGAAGGAGCTGTGGAAATGTAACCATTACCCAGGGAAATCCCGCTGTGGCGGTGCTTAGCTGTAAATACTTTAATTacgaataaaaacaaaaatcgttTGCTAATTGGAAAATATTGAGAAAATAAACACATTGATTGGCCCGTCGCCACCTCGCTCCACTCCTGACTAATTGCTCCTcccgacgatgatgatggcgcGGGAGCACGGGTCGTATACGCAATGCCAACATAAAGGAAGAGGGTGAGAAAACACAGCATGACATCGAGGGGATATACCAAAATTGCATTGAGATTTGTGGCGCAATTACAATTTGTCCCACGAGTTTATAagttttttatggcttttcatGGAAAAGTGGCGACTAATTGTGACCATGACGTCAGGCACGGCTCAAAGTTCAGTTCCAGTTCCACGAAAGGCATTGGTATCAGTTCAAGCAGCTGCACCTGGGGGAAATGGCGGATTTGTATACTCCAGTGGGCGCGTGCTCTCCTTACTCACCACACCACACCACCACGAACAAGCAATCGATCATAAATCAGGCTGATAGCGGGGTTGTAAGACCAAAACATGGCCCAAGCGTGGCCGGCCTAATCTCGATGGGCTGACACTGGCGCGTCATCGCACCGGAACAGGTTAATAAATTTCCCAGAGGCCTAATCGTGgggccagcagcaggagcagcagctcatTTGGGTATTTGGCATCTGGACAGCTGGACAGCTGGACAGCTGGACGACAGCTGTGCACATGGCCCAAAGGAGGATATACATGGGCTTGTGCCTTTGGCCATGGTGTGACTCGATCGGCCAGAAGTTGGAATGTCCGCTTCTCCAGAAGACAAGTTCAGCCATAAATCATCATCACCGGGCAGGCAAAGTggaccgaaaccgaaaccaaaacaaagacACCAAACCAAATCGAAACCtgcagttgctgttgccgGAGCCGAAAAGACATCCAAAGGCAGGCAGCCAACCAGTTTGGCCCACACCTTCGTATAGGCACACACAGATGCTTGCGCGGTGCAAACTTCCCACCGAAAAAATGCATAGgcgaaatcataaaaataaaaatatccaaagaaaacatttttgtagTTGTTAGACCGAACCGAGCGAAGAAcgaagaaaaaacaacaatacaaaatggaaaatcaCGATTTTTATGCAGGTTTTCGGAGATTTTTCCCACAACAAGTTTTCGTTTGGTTGGTGTATTTTTTTCATctcttttaattgattttgctCATGAGAATAACGCAGTGCAGCTTGTGCACTTGAGATCCAGATGAACTTATGTGCCATCAGATATACCCAGCAGCAGAGTGGCGGCAACAAATAATTGTCATAGAAGAAGCCACTAACAGGCTGCATAAATATGCATTTATAATTAGTCGTAGTCGGAGCAGGGCACCCAGCAGAGCCGAAAGCCGATGAGATTTACGACCAAGACGGACGACAGCATCTTGGCCAAATGCGTCGTAGTGGAGAATCTGGATGCAAGCTCCCAACTGCATGATGCTCGGATTTCAAATGCAATTGTGGTGAAAATAATAGCTACtgaaaagtaattttaataagATATAGTTAATAATTTCGTAACAATAAAAGAGATTTCCAAAATCAAAAGAACACTGCAGACTTTTAACTTTTGGCTTATAAATTCCCATAGAATTCGATTATACACAATTAATCATTAAATTGTAAGCTTTTATAAGAGTCGTTTATCATTTTCAAATCCATAAtcaaattaatcaatttattgtttgcttttaaattCTTGGGTTTTTTCCGCTTCCCCTCCCAAAAAATCTCTCCAAATGCTTTAGTGCTCTATTAATCTGACCATAACTGTTGGCACAAGCATacacctcacacacacacacacacacacacacaagtgtATGGTACCTGCAATACATACATAAGCAAGTACGCATGGAAGAGTCTGAAAGTCGGCAAAAGAATGTCGTTCGCTGCTTGTGCTCTCTTCTGGCTGTGCTTCTTCCACTGTCCAGCCACTactctctatctctctttcCGTGTGTCTCTATCTTCTTTCTCGATGACACACTTTCCGATGTACTGGGGCCCAGAAGTAGGTGAGCAAACGATCGGtggtgtgtgagtgtgtttgttttgtttgctggtACTCCAAGCACAAACATACGTTCTCCATTCTACGCTTCGCTGCATTGAAATTTCTTTTTTCGCTTTCTTTTCGAACTCTCCAGCCCGGCTCTCGCTCTCACTCTGCTCTGGCGGATCGTTTGTTCTTGCCTCTCGCCACCCACTTGGGGCAGAGCCAGTGAGTGAGAGATCTCGCTCTACTGACGTCAGCAGCGATGGAGCTGTTATATGGGTCACGCTGTGCTTTTGGGTTCTTGGAGAAAACTGGTAGTGCGAGTATTCTGCTTCTTCCTCTGCTTCTGCTGTGGAGAGGAAAGTGATATGGCAATGGCCACTCGTCGAAAGCGAATGCGTTTGGCGCTGTCTCTGCCCCGGCCCCCTTCTTGGATCGGCACTCCAGCGCACTTGGAAATACCGTTCTTTCTCTTCACCCTTTCACGATTCGTTCTTTGTGGGTCAGGTTCAGAGGTTTAGAATGTGGCATTTCCGCTGCACCATTGCACTTTGCCTTCACCGCTCGCCGTCCGTCCATACaattatgtaaaataaaaacgaaaagccaaacaaacaaataaacaacagTAAAGTCTGCTCGGAAAGGTGAATGAAACTTAATGaatgccagcaacaacaataacggGCAGAGAAGAGCGGTGTGTGGAGAGCGAACAGGTGAGCCGCTGCGCTGCATTGCTTAGTGATTTTCACTTGCCGCTGCGAGCGTGCCTTTGGAATTCGCAAATTGTTATGAGAAAAGCAacaggaacaacaacagcaacggcaCTCGCCGCCCAAAGAGAAATAGGAAAacaacaagaagaaaaaaagaaatacaaaaaccaAATCGGCGGCTGCCATACAAAGACGACGTAAAGATTACACAAGCGCAGCGTTGCCGATTATATACGTCAGAGGGGCAttagaaacaacaacaacgacggcgCTGCTGCAGTCAAGAAAGCTCTCCAAAGGCAGCGACGCCGGCTGCGACTGAGCGGAGAGCTGCGATCGCTGCAAAGTGTAGAGAAATTTATCATTTCACTGCAGCAACGTCAGCTTCGgccgcagcagcggcaacgaTAGCTACAGCGCAGCACCAACAACATCATCAGCACCGTATACAGCTCCAAGCTCTCTCATCAGCTGCTTGCCGATCGAGCGCTCTCTCGCGGGGCTCCACTggcgtcgctgccgctgctcaGTCGACTTGGGGCCTGgccacaaaaacaacaccacagtttttcaaaattagttCTAGTGAGTCTGTGAAAGTGTGAGCGACTGCGACTATCGGACGACGCGCGATCAATTGGCAAACAACCGCAAGCGGATCCACTGGTCACTCGCCGCCGAGAACTTGCCGAATATAAATCGGAGCAGAGCAGATACCACCGATCCAGATCCCAATCCAGATCCAGATCCCAAGAGCATCCCCAAactttgcaacaacaacagcaacatcacgTGCAACATGTCGCATCAGTGCAGCTGCGGTCGCGACCTCAACAACAACTACGTCTCCTACACGAACGCCTACGCCAACGCAAACACGGGCCTGGACAGGGAGGCGGCAgccaacagcggcggcggtgggAAGTCCGCTGGTCCACCCCGCACCCAGCTGACGGCCAAGGTGATGTTCGGCACGGTGGGCGCCATCAAGGAGCTGCgcgacaaggagcagcagcagcagaggcacGCGGCAGCGGCGCGAGCAGGCGAGCGACGCAACTGATGACCACCACGGACGTTTCCTTCGGGGGAGGAGGGCGACGTGCGATGAGGAGTGAGAAGCGGGGGCGGGACGAACGGCCAATGGAGTCCGGTCGAGTGCTGTGCTGTGGGTTGTGTCGGGGGATCTCTGGCTGATCGGAAGGATCATCGAaggatcatcatcatcggaaGGATTCCAGTTGGGATAATTTGAATGTGTTTGAGCTTTGATCGGAAGGACTAAAGTGATTTGAAAGACCCGCTGGATTCGAAATTTGATAACTTCAATCCATCGAGAAAGTTAGTTAATTCGAATGGTCGATTATTCGAATGATTGAAAAAAAGTCAGTTGATTCGAAATTGGATTATTTGAGTGATTCAACTGAATCGTTTATTCGAATTTTAAGTGAAATTATTTGAGTAATTTGATTAATTCAGTTGATTTGGAATtgaatgattttaaatatttgttttaaaattttgaacaatGTTTGAgtgatttgatttgtttagTGATTCAAATGATTCGAATCGATTTACTGAAGTAATTCGGATTAATCAAAAGATAAATTCAAATAGTATAGATAATTCAGGAACATTCAAGTGCAGTTAGTCGGATAATTCAAAGGATTCAGATGATTTTAGTGATTCAAACTCCATTCGAATCGAGTTAGCGTCGGTCCTGGTCCCTGGATCACTCGATCACTGGCTGCTGGGATCACGTTAGAGGCTTCAAAGTGTTTGCAGGGGGCAGGGCAATCTGAGTAATTTGGTGGCCAGCCATCAAGAACGACATTCCTTCTCAACAAACTatccaaaaaagaaaacatcacATATTTATAGAAACCCTTTTTTTATCTGCCACAACACTATATCTATGAAAtctgtctatatatattttccgtGCTCCTGTTCCTTCCTCAGCTTTTAATTTCTAATCTTTCGCGTAATTCGAATTATATTCGATGTAAATTGTTTatcacatacatatatttatatatactacATAGTGCAATACTTTAGCTATACAAAACACACTCAAACACACACCCAACACACGCCTAGCTttaagtttgttttattttgtaagcgcgcacacacacacatactcatTTTACAatgttgtttaattttgttttgttgtttacgAGCTCTGGCATTTTGGGCTGCGAGTCTGGAGACTTCCaggtgctgctgcagctcgGAATGCAAGGCACGtaacttacacacacacacacaccaaccatatacatataactCTACACACATATGCGTAATCATTAAAACCTATACAAACTgttattatttgtaataatCATATTGTATATGCTGGATGAAAATATGAACAAAGCCAGAAACagaaacgaaaaacaaaaactaaaattattcCTCCAAATGGGATCTTGTTTGCtcaagtgatttttttttgtactaaAATGGTAGCGAAATGAACGCAAAAggcgaaattaaattaaacaataacgaaaatacataaattaaagcTCAATCGGAGTCGGAGTTATCAGCGACG
Above is a genomic segment from Drosophila kikkawai strain 14028-0561.14 chromosome 3R, DkikHiC1v2, whole genome shotgun sequence containing:
- the LOC108073546 gene encoding uncharacterized protein, which encodes MSHQCSCGRDLNNNYVSYTNAYANANTGLDREAAANSGGGGKSAGPPRTQLTAKVMFGTVGAIKELRDKEQQQQRHAAAARAGERRN